In Pangasianodon hypophthalmus isolate fPanHyp1 chromosome 3, fPanHyp1.pri, whole genome shotgun sequence, a single genomic region encodes these proteins:
- the calhm1a gene encoding calcium homeostasis modulator protein 1 — protein MDKFRMMFQFLQANQESFMNGICGIMALASAQLYSTFEFTCPCLPEYNYAYGIGILIVPPLWFFMLGYVLNNNISVLTEEWKRPTGQRQKEPSVLRYMLCSMTQRALIAPSVWIAVTLMDGKSFLCAYSAKIDLSHFLNRSHVLMPDKDMERLLATIPCKNIFEAHDVINREAASRYIRVMSQACGWAFLMLTTFVAFLIRAIRPCFTQAIFLKTKYWSHYIDTERRLFDETCKEHAKSFAKVCIQQYFESISGEMVFHKLQVKEKDGKEKANDEEKPISEEEKLLGIREREDMNRVLWNWHTCKPALSIHKYGKDENTNDNSNTSVHTNGYHRPKSMNECAAYYSKV, from the exons ATGGATAAGTTTCGGATGATGTTCCAGTTCTTACAAGCTAACCAGGAGTCTTTTATGAACGGTATATGTGGGATCATGGCCCTGGCGAGCGCACAGCTTTACTCCACCTTTGAGTTCACCTGTCCGTGTCTGCCGGAGTATAATTACGCGTACGGGATCGGCATCCTGATCGTTCCTCCATTATGGTTCTTCATGCTGGGCTACGTGCTGAATAATAACATCTCGGTGCTGACTGAGGAGTGGAAGAGACCCACAGGTCAGCGGCAGAAGGAGCCCTCAGTGCTGCGCTACATGCTGTGCTCCATGACCCAGCGCGCGCTCATCGCTCCCTCCGTGTGGATCGCCGTCACGCTCATGGACGGCAAGAGCTTCCTATGCGCCTACAGCGCCAAGATCGACCTGAGCCACTTCCTCAACCGGAGCCACGTGCTGATGCCTGATAAAGACATGGAGAGGCTGCTGGCGACAATTCCCTGCAAGAATATCTTCGAGGCGCATGATGTCATCAACAGGGAGGCAGCATCCAGGTATATTCGGGTTATGTCGCAG gccTGTGGATGGGCATTTTTGATGCTGACAACTTTTGTGGCCTTTCTGATAAGAGCAATCAGACCTTGTTTCACTCAAGCCATCTTCCTGAAAACCAAATACTGGTCCCATTACATCGATACAGAACGTAGGCTCTTCGACGAGACGTGCAAAGAACATGCCAAAAGTTTTGCCAAGGTCTGCATTCAACAATATTTTGAGAGCATCAGTGGTGAAATGGTGTTTCACAAACTGCAAGTGAAGGAAAAGGATGGAAAAGAGAAAGCCAATGATGAAGAAAAGCCCATCAGTGAAGAAGAGAAGCTCCTAGGCATCCGTGAAAGGGAGGACATGAACAGAGTTCTGTGGAACTGGCATACCTGTAAACCTGCACTTAGCATTCATAAATATGGAAAAGATGAAAACACTAATGACAATTCAAATACTTCTGTACACACTAATGGTTATCACAGGCCGAAGTCCATGAATGAATGTGCGGCGTATTATTCCAAGGTCTGA